The following coding sequences are from one Bacillus thuringiensis window:
- a CDS encoding RapH N-terminal domain-containing protein, whose protein sequence is MNVQLGNEQITKLLNDWYQEIRAQHIIKAKQLKQKIEKEINNIEEDQNLLLYYSLIDLRYKILTNDYADREQSLEKIEQLKEHTNNFLDYYYHFFKGMHAMKTGNYSETQKYYDIAEKLLEEIPDEVEKAEFNYAVATFYYHTHQALLATQYANKAKSFFSGKLGYEIKTGACENTLGMACITLREFSVAEEYLLSAINKFEKHSENKLALIVRYNLGLLYADQNLSELAIRYLLESFENQEDDYKTMFLLAQEYYKLKQTNTVNTYIEKGLNVCNQEYKIHFLFLQALNNKLSTEQLEKVMLDAIPYFEKQNLWKYIQDYTEELAIRFYEEKNKDKSNEYFYKSYKAKRNLLERESLK, encoded by the coding sequence ATGAATGTTCAACTAGGAAACGAACAAATTACAAAATTATTAAATGATTGGTATCAAGAAATTCGAGCGCAACACATTATTAAAGCAAAACAATTAAAACAAAAGATTGAAAAAGAAATTAACAACATAGAAGAAGACCAAAATTTACTTTTATATTATTCACTTATTGATTTGAGATACAAGATTCTTACAAACGACTATGCAGATAGAGAACAATCTTTAGAAAAAATCGAACAATTAAAAGAACACACAAATAATTTTTTAGATTACTATTATCATTTCTTTAAAGGCATGCATGCAATGAAAACAGGAAATTATAGTGAAACTCAAAAATATTATGATATAGCAGAAAAATTACTAGAAGAAATTCCTGATGAAGTAGAAAAAGCTGAATTTAATTATGCTGTTGCAACTTTCTATTATCATACTCATCAAGCCTTATTAGCAACTCAATATGCTAACAAAGCCAAAAGTTTTTTTAGTGGGAAACTAGGATACGAGATTAAAACCGGAGCATGTGAAAACACACTTGGTATGGCTTGTATTACATTAAGGGAATTTTCTGTTGCAGAAGAATACTTGCTTTCCGCAATTAATAAATTTGAAAAACACAGTGAAAACAAATTAGCTTTAATCGTACGTTATAACTTAGGTCTTTTATATGCAGATCAAAATCTTTCTGAACTTGCAATCCGTTATCTTCTTGAATCCTTTGAAAATCAAGAAGACGATTACAAAACAATGTTTTTATTAGCACAAGAATATTACAAGTTAAAACAAACAAATACAGTAAACACATATATTGAAAAAGGGCTAAATGTTTGTAACCAAGAATATAAAATTCATTTCTTATTTTTACAAGCATTAAACAATAAATTATCTACTGAACAATTAGAAAAAGTCATGTTAGACGCGATTCCATATTTTGAAAAACAAAATCTATGGAAATACATACAAGATTATACTGAAGAATTGGCTATAAGATTTTATGAAGAAAAGAATAAGGATAAATCTAATGAATATTTTTATAAAAGTTACAAAGCTAAAAGAAACTTATTAGAAAGGGAGTCATTGAAATGA
- a CDS encoding helix-turn-helix domain-containing protein, which translates to MKVVSNIRMIMAKKNIDNISDLVRITGVSRNSINKLWHNENVSSLKLDTLITICEKLDVELLDLIEYIRDDSETK; encoded by the coding sequence ATGAAGGTAGTAAGTAATATTCGTATGATTATGGCGAAAAAGAATATAGATAATATTTCGGATTTGGTGAGAATAACGGGAGTAAGTCGTAATTCTATTAATAAGTTGTGGCACAATGAGAATGTGTCTTCTTTAAAATTAGATACATTGATAACGATCTGTGAGAAGTTGGATGTTGAGTTATTGGATTTAATTGAATATATTCGAGATGATAGTGAGACAAAATAA
- a CDS encoding protein rep, translating into MAKKNQDEITGKLQPKKKQNIKIYEFIKKKMSESGKELFKSCSIFNEFLATKDKKKKKRVKGNDCKNRFCPICAWRKAGKDAVKIATMMEAIKIEEKKEFLFLTLTTPNIKADMVKSEIDRFNKAFKKLFDRRNIQRSIKGYIRKLEMTYDKERFITEEMYNNKKRKAYYDSRGLKVDDHNPNYDTYNPHFHVLLCVDKNYFKRKELYIKQEEWLEMWREVTDMPEITQVHIQKVELIREGNAVAEVAKYSAKDYEMSVSQEVFDVFYLALKGRQLIVYGGLLKDYAKKYEDGELDKYKSTDKNEYYYRLIAMWNKDLMKFEQEYQELSESEKQEYNGHLINEVDVEA; encoded by the coding sequence ATGGCAAAGAAAAATCAAGATGAAATCACTGGTAAATTACAACCTAAAAAGAAACAGAATATCAAGATTTACGAATTTATAAAGAAGAAAATGAGTGAGAGCGGGAAAGAATTGTTTAAATCGTGCAGTATCTTTAATGAATTTTTGGCTACAAAGGATAAAAAGAAGAAGAAACGAGTAAAGGGGAATGATTGTAAAAATCGATTTTGTCCGATTTGTGCTTGGAGGAAAGCAGGGAAGGACGCGGTGAAAATCGCAACGATGATGGAAGCAATTAAGATTGAGGAAAAGAAAGAGTTTCTTTTTTTAACGTTGACGACTCCAAATATTAAAGCTGATATGGTGAAAAGTGAGATTGATAGATTTAATAAAGCTTTTAAAAAGTTATTTGATAGACGTAATATTCAACGTTCTATTAAGGGTTATATTAGAAAGCTAGAAATGACGTATGATAAAGAACGATTCATCACTGAAGAAATGTATAACAACAAAAAGAGAAAAGCATATTATGATTCTCGTGGATTGAAAGTAGACGATCATAACCCGAATTATGATACATATAATCCTCATTTTCATGTATTGCTTTGTGTTGATAAAAATTATTTTAAACGTAAAGAGCTTTATATTAAGCAAGAAGAATGGTTAGAAATGTGGCGAGAAGTAACAGATATGCCAGAGATTACGCAAGTACATATTCAAAAAGTAGAGTTAATACGAGAAGGAAATGCAGTTGCGGAGGTTGCGAAGTATTCAGCGAAAGACTATGAAATGTCGGTTAGTCAAGAAGTGTTTGACGTGTTCTATTTAGCATTAAAAGGTCGTCAATTAATTGTTTACGGTGGATTATTAAAAGATTATGCGAAAAAATATGAAGATGGCGAATTGGACAAGTATAAGAGTACAGACAAGAATGAATATTATTATAGATTAATCGCAATGTGGAATAAGGATTTAATGAAATTTGAACAAGAGTATCAAGAGTTATCTGAGAGTGAGAAGCAAGAGTATAACGGTCATTTAATTAATGAAGTAGATGTGGAGGCGTAG